The DNA window ATCCTCACCGAGGCGCTCGGGCCGCGGCCCTCTCCCGGGGCCGCCCCGGAGCGCATGGTCTCGGCCGCCGCCGAGGTACGCACCGCCCTCGGCGATCCGCTCGTCTCCCTGGACTCCCCGCCGAAGCTGCTGCGCGCCCTGCACCGCGCCGGGATCGACGTCTCCTCCACCTCCCAGTGGGAGCTGCAGGGGCACGAGCACCCGGCCGTCGAGCCTCTGCTGCGGTACAAGAAGATGTCCCGTCTTCTCACCGCGAACGGCTGGGCCTGGCTGGACGAGTGGGTCCATGAGGACCGCTACCGGCCCGTGTACGTCCCCGGCGGCGTGGTCACCGGGCGCTGGGCCTCGAGCGGCGGCGGGGCGCTGCAGATCCCGCGACGGCTGCGGCCCGCGCTGTGCGCCGCCCCGGGCTGGCTCCTGGTCAGCGCCGACGTCTCCCAGCTGGAGCCGCGCGTGCTGGCAGCGATGTCGGCGGACCGCCAGATGATCGCTGCCGGCGCCGGGAAGGACCTCTACTCCGGGATCGTCGAGGCGGGGATCGTCACCACCCGCCAGGAGGCCAAGGTCGGCGTGCTCGGGGCGCTGTACGGCGGCACCACCGGGGACAGCGGACGGGTGGTGCCCCGGCTGCGCCGCACCTTCCCCGAGGCGATGGCCCTGGTGGACGGCGCCGCCGCGACCGGTGAGCGCGGGGGCACGGTGACCACCTGGCTGGGCCGCTCCTCCCCTGCTCCCGAGGAGTCCTGGACCCTGGCTCAGCGCACCGCGAACCAGCCCGATGCTCCCGCCGGCGAGCAGGAGCGGTCGCGCCGTTCGGAGCGGGACCGGGGGCGCTTCACCCGGAACTTCGTGGTGCAGGGCACCGCTGCCGAATGGGCGCTGTCCTGGATGGCGGCGCTGCGGCTCCGCCTGGCCCGGTTCCCGGAGGTCGCCGAGGACGAGCGCGCGAGCGCCTCGGGCCCGGTGTTCTCCCGCCGCGCGCATCTGGCGTTCTTCCTCCACGACGAGGTGATCGTGCACGCCCCGGCCGAGCAGGCCGAGGCCGCGGCGACGGCGATCCGCGAGTCCGCCGATGCGGCGGGCAGGCTCCTGTTCCCGGGCAGCCCGATCGACTTCCCGCTGGATCTGCAGATCACGGAGCGATCGGCGGAGAAGTAGGCTCCACCCCCTCCTCGGCGGGGGCGTCGTCCTCGCTGTGCTGGGTCAGCAGATCGACCCCGAGCGACAGCGCGCCGGAGACCAGGCCCATCATCAGCCGAGGGGCGGGGATGTCGCGGCGGCGGAGCGCGTTCTCGACGGCGCGGTCCACCACGATGCTCCCGGCGCCGGCACCCGCGGTCAGCCCGCCGACCACGAGCGGGAGCGCCGCTGTCGCGATCCGGCGGCGCACGGCCCGCCGGGAGGCGTCGGGCCCCGCCTCCGCCTGCGGCTCCGTGCGCGCCTCCGTCTGAGTCGTGCCGGACGAGATCCTGTGCAGCGCGGCGAGCACGACCCCGCCGGCGACCGCGGCGGGCAGCACGACGTAGGCGGCCCGCACCGGCTGCGGCAGGCGGTGGAGCGGGATCATCCCGACCGCCATCGAGACGGCGGCGCTTCCGACGAGCGGGATCATCCGGGACTGCGGAGTGCGGGCCACGTGGTTCCTCCAGGGGGGGCTGGTGCGGGACGGTCCGGTGCGGGCGTCGTCCGTGGCCGACGCTATCGAGCAGGGCCACCCTCGGTGCACCGACGATGGTCGTGCGCGGGGGTGACCTTCGCCGGGAGAGCGCCGAGGACTGCTCCGCGGTGCGACCATGGGCGGATGCGCCTGTGGTCACTGCATCCCCGCCACCTCGATCGCCAGGGCCTCACCGGCTGCTGGCGGGAGTCCCTGCTGGCTCAGGCCGTGCTCGCCGGGCGCACGCAGGGCTACCGGGCACATCCCCAGCTCGAGCGCTTCCGCGCGCAGGACGCTCCGCTGGCAGCCG is part of the Brachybacterium ginsengisoli genome and encodes:
- a CDS encoding bifunctional 3'-5' exonuclease/DNA polymerase produces the protein MTSPPSPAWCVLGRGGGGRTVLVLLPAEGEELSHRDCAPEELAEAVARIEAEHSPRWVWSDAAAWYPRLLAAGVTLERCHDLRLVHRILRHSELVREADGLRAADEWDTPLDPYEPPRETGATLFDIDAGSSRSGAVPGEIEETLAELTRQREAIDGSREAPRLRLLIAAESAGALIAAELQAAGIPWDVVEHDRILTEALGPRPSPGAAPERMVSAAAEVRTALGDPLVSLDSPPKLLRALHRAGIDVSSTSQWELQGHEHPAVEPLLRYKKMSRLLTANGWAWLDEWVHEDRYRPVYVPGGVVTGRWASSGGGALQIPRRLRPALCAAPGWLLVSADVSQLEPRVLAAMSADRQMIAAGAGKDLYSGIVEAGIVTTRQEAKVGVLGALYGGTTGDSGRVVPRLRRTFPEAMALVDGAAATGERGGTVTTWLGRSSPAPEESWTLAQRTANQPDAPAGEQERSRRSERDRGRFTRNFVVQGTAAEWALSWMAALRLRLARFPEVAEDERASASGPVFSRRAHLAFFLHDEVIVHAPAEQAEAAATAIRESADAAGRLLFPGSPIDFPLDLQITERSAEK